In Nocardia asteroides, the following proteins share a genomic window:
- a CDS encoding serine/threonine-protein kinase, translating to MLATGDVFAGYAIERRLGQGGMGSVYLARHPRLPRQIALKLLNPDLFADNEIRARFEREADLAARLEHSNIVTVYDRGVDGGRLWISMQFVDGVDAATIARPVPVDRALRIVEATAAALDHAHRNGVLHRDVKPANILLADTDGTERVLLTDFGIARPRDDVHHLTQTGTFTATLAYASPEQLTGASLDHRADQYSLACTLYSLLTGVAPFEATNPVLVIQGHLQSPPPSLRTHRPELAGALDGVLARALAKRPADRFDSCAEFAAAARRAVTGTGPRPVVRAGTGPQPMPRLAQPAPPPRRPAPTPEAARPAVPVRTRRTSRVIAPAILVVVLAVLVGVGFWGWQDENSFVSKILNRSPAHRDIAALSAAFPQLLPPGEPSGLTFGNPYITGTGHGGRTCSAYVNTTIRNESQWEATFRAANAKWSCESADPFGTQFAFYAFPTAESAAAAVTRFEDATKDVGSGAEGTRTDDHRALYSGDRYVLTAVVSTFAHPGWERWVLVTHRSQSTSAVDVRALLKDFVGFPLD from the coding sequence ATGCTTGCGACGGGCGACGTCTTCGCCGGCTACGCGATCGAACGCCGGCTGGGCCAGGGCGGGATGGGGTCGGTGTACCTGGCCCGGCATCCGCGGCTGCCCCGGCAGATCGCGCTCAAGCTGCTCAATCCGGACTTGTTCGCGGACAACGAGATCCGGGCGCGGTTCGAGCGGGAAGCCGATCTGGCCGCCCGGCTGGAACACAGCAATATCGTCACGGTCTACGACCGAGGCGTCGACGGCGGGCGGCTGTGGATCAGCATGCAGTTCGTCGACGGCGTCGACGCGGCGACCATCGCGCGCCCGGTCCCCGTCGACCGGGCATTGCGCATCGTCGAGGCGACCGCGGCGGCACTGGATCACGCCCACCGCAACGGCGTGCTGCATCGCGACGTGAAACCCGCGAACATCCTGCTGGCGGACACCGACGGCACGGAGCGGGTGCTGCTCACCGATTTCGGGATCGCCCGCCCCCGCGACGATGTGCACCACCTCACGCAGACCGGCACCTTCACCGCGACGCTGGCCTACGCCTCGCCCGAGCAGCTCACCGGCGCTTCGCTGGATCATCGCGCGGACCAGTACTCGCTGGCCTGCACCTTGTATTCGCTGCTGACCGGGGTCGCGCCGTTCGAGGCGACGAATCCCGTGCTGGTCATCCAGGGGCACCTGCAGTCGCCGCCGCCGTCGCTGCGGACGCACCGGCCCGAGCTGGCGGGCGCGCTGGACGGGGTGCTCGCGCGGGCACTCGCCAAGCGGCCTGCCGATCGGTTCGACTCGTGCGCGGAGTTCGCGGCGGCCGCGCGACGGGCGGTGACCGGAACCGGCCCACGGCCCGTGGTGCGCGCGGGAACAGGGCCGCAGCCGATGCCGCGGCTCGCCCAGCCCGCGCCTCCGCCACGGCGACCGGCGCCGACGCCGGAAGCGGCACGCCCTGCCGTTCCGGTCCGCACACGACGTACCTCGCGGGTGATCGCACCGGCGATCCTGGTTGTGGTCCTGGCTGTTCTGGTGGGGGTGGGCTTCTGGGGTTGGCAGGACGAGAACAGTTTCGTGTCGAAGATCCTGAACCGCTCACCGGCGCACCGGGATATCGCCGCGTTGTCGGCGGCCTTCCCGCAGCTGCTGCCGCCGGGGGAGCCCAGCGGGCTCACCTTCGGCAACCCCTATATCACCGGCACGGGGCACGGTGGGCGGACCTGCTCGGCGTATGTGAACACGACGATCCGCAACGAAAGTCAGTGGGAGGCGACGTTCCGCGCCGCGAACGCCAAGTGGTCCTGCGAGTCCGCCGACCCCTTCGGGACCCAGTTCGCGTTCTACGCGTTTCCCACCGCGGAGTCGGCGGCGGCGGCCGTCACCCGATTCGAGGACGCGACGAAAGACGTGGGCAGCGGCGCCGAGGGGACACGCACCGATGACCACCGCGCCCTCTACAGCGGCGATCGGTACGTGCTGACGGCCGTGGTCTCCACCTTCGCTCATCCCGGTTGGGAACGATGGGTGCTGGTGACCCACCGCTCGCAATCGACCTCGGCCGTGGACGTGCGAGCCCTGCTGAAGGACTTCGTCGGTTTCCCGCTGGACTGA
- the tsf gene encoding translation elongation factor Ts codes for MANYTAADVKRLRELTGSGMMDCKNALAESDGDFDKAVEVLRIKGAKDVGKRAERATAEGLVIAKDGVLVEINSETDFVAKNAEFQELAEAVVTAAAAGKPADLDALKALKLDNGTVDEAVQALAAKIGEKLELRRVASFDGQVATYLHKRASDLPPAVGVLVEYTGEGDAAAEAARAAAMQVAALKARYVTRDEVPADLVENERRVAEATAREEGKPEAALPKITEGRVNGFFKDVVLLEQASVTDSKKTVKALLDEAGVTLTRFARFEVGQA; via the coding sequence ATGGCGAACTACACCGCTGCTGACGTGAAGCGGCTCCGCGAGCTCACCGGCTCCGGCATGATGGACTGCAAGAACGCGCTGGCCGAGTCCGACGGCGATTTCGACAAGGCCGTCGAGGTGCTGCGCATCAAGGGCGCCAAGGACGTCGGCAAGCGCGCCGAGCGCGCCACCGCCGAGGGTCTGGTCATCGCGAAGGACGGCGTCCTGGTCGAGATCAACTCCGAGACCGACTTCGTCGCCAAGAACGCCGAGTTCCAGGAGCTGGCCGAGGCCGTCGTCACCGCTGCCGCCGCAGGCAAGCCGGCCGACCTCGACGCCCTGAAGGCGCTGAAGCTGGACAACGGCACCGTCGACGAGGCCGTGCAGGCGCTGGCCGCCAAGATCGGCGAGAAGCTGGAACTGCGTCGCGTCGCGTCCTTCGACGGCCAGGTCGCCACCTACCTGCACAAGCGTGCCTCGGACCTGCCGCCCGCCGTCGGCGTGCTGGTCGAGTACACCGGTGAAGGCGATGCCGCGGCCGAGGCCGCTCGCGCCGCCGCCATGCAGGTCGCCGCGCTCAAGGCCCGCTACGTCACCCGTGACGAGGTCCCGGCCGATCTGGTCGAGAACGAGCGTCGCGTCGCCGAGGCCACCGCCCGCGAAGAGGGCAAGCCCGAGGCCGCGCTGCCGAAGATCACCGAAGGCCGCGTCAACGGCTTCTTCAAGGACGTCGTGCTGCTCGAGCAGGCGTCGGTCACCGACTCGAAGAAGACCGTCAAGGCCCTGCTGGACGAGGCCGGTGTCACCCTGACCCGCTTCGCCCGCTTCGAGGTCGGCCAGGCCTGA
- a CDS encoding DUF202 domain-containing protein, protein MTQATLAMERTALAWRRTALGAAGCALLFAHEVTRDGWPTNALPMAAVVVALLLSFLGWWRGRALHHGRMTIGRREVTTVTVAVAVITLIAVVGVLVNRFIV, encoded by the coding sequence ATGACACAGGCGACTCTGGCGATGGAACGGACGGCGTTGGCTTGGCGCCGGACCGCGTTGGGCGCGGCGGGATGCGCGCTGTTGTTCGCGCACGAGGTGACCCGGGACGGCTGGCCCACCAATGCGCTGCCGATGGCAGCGGTCGTGGTCGCGCTGCTGCTGAGCTTCCTGGGGTGGTGGCGCGGCCGGGCGCTACATCACGGGCGGATGACCATCGGCCGGCGCGAAGTCACCACCGTGACAGTCGCAGTGGCGGTGATCACACTCATCGCAGTGGTCGGGGTGCTGGTGAACCGGTTCATCGTCTGA
- a CDS encoding M23 family metallopeptidase has translation MAGGAGPVRAVDEGVFGWPLRPRPSVERRFDKPVRDWLAGHRGVDLAGTAGQRVLAAGAGIVVFAGEVAGKPVVSVDHPGGLRTTYEPVEATVTVGSRVERGTPIGALVAGHEGCPVAACLHWGARREASDHGRREYVDPLGLLHDVPVRLKPLEVTNHSPR, from the coding sequence ATGGCGGGTGGGGCGGGGCCGGTGCGGGCCGTCGACGAAGGCGTGTTCGGGTGGCCGTTGCGGCCGCGGCCGAGTGTGGAACGGCGGTTCGACAAGCCGGTGCGGGACTGGCTGGCGGGGCACCGCGGGGTGGATCTGGCGGGTACGGCCGGGCAGCGGGTGCTGGCCGCGGGCGCGGGCATCGTGGTGTTCGCCGGAGAGGTCGCGGGCAAGCCGGTGGTGTCCGTCGACCATCCCGGTGGCCTGCGCACCACGTACGAACCGGTCGAGGCGACGGTCACGGTGGGGAGCCGGGTGGAGCGGGGCACGCCGATCGGCGCCTTGGTGGCCGGGCACGAGGGGTGCCCGGTCGCCGCCTGTCTGCACTGGGGCGCGCGCCGCGAGGCGAGCGACCACGGCAGGCGGGAGTACGTGGACCCGCTGGGTCTGCTGCACGATGTGCCGGTGCGGTTGAAGCCGCTCGAGGTGACCAACCACTCGCCGCGGTGA
- a CDS encoding DUF1990 family protein codes for MSEKPAPFTYPDVGATRAGFPAGYQRLRHTRSLGHGRDLFEQAAAHIFAFGMQKGVGIFAHADTDTAEAGTELTIRLGVGPLGIVAPCRVVYVLHEPNRRGFAYGTLPGHPEIGEELFAVEYDPADDSVYGLVTAFSRPGTWYTRVGGPIARGFQRWFAHRYLSTLPTGA; via the coding sequence GTGTCCGAGAAACCAGCGCCGTTCACCTACCCCGATGTCGGCGCCACCCGCGCCGGGTTCCCCGCCGGATACCAGCGGCTCCGGCACACCCGATCACTCGGGCACGGCCGTGACCTCTTCGAACAGGCCGCCGCCCATATCTTCGCCTTCGGTATGCAGAAAGGCGTCGGAATCTTCGCGCACGCCGACACCGACACCGCCGAGGCCGGCACGGAATTGACGATCCGGCTCGGTGTCGGGCCGCTGGGGATCGTCGCCCCGTGCCGTGTGGTGTACGTGCTGCACGAGCCGAACCGCCGGGGCTTCGCCTACGGCACGCTGCCCGGGCACCCCGAGATCGGCGAGGAACTGTTCGCGGTCGAATACGACCCCGCCGACGACTCCGTCTACGGCCTGGTCACCGCGTTCTCGCGGCCGGGAACCTGGTACACCCGCGTCGGCGGACCGATCGCGCGCGGCTTCCAGCGCTGGTTCGCCCACCGCTACCTCAGTACTCTGCCCACCGGCGCCTGA
- the rpsB gene encoding 30S ribosomal protein S2, producing the protein MAVVTMKQLLDSGAHFGHQTRRWNPKMKRFIFTDRNGIYIIDLQQTLTYIDKAYEFVKETVAHGGTVLFVGTKKQAQESIAAEATRVGMPYVNQRWLGGMLTNFSTVHKRLQRLKELEAMEQTGGFEGRTKKEILMLTREMTKLDRTLGGIRDMAKVPSAIWVVDTNKEHIAVGEARKLNIPVIAILDTNCDPDLVDYPIPGNDDAIRSAALLTKVVASAVAEGVQARAGQASGDAKPEAGAGEPLAEWEQELLAQATPAAEAAVETPAEAAAEVKADPAQHTPADF; encoded by the coding sequence ATGGCTGTCGTAACCATGAAGCAGCTGCTCGACAGCGGCGCGCACTTCGGGCACCAGACTCGTCGGTGGAACCCGAAGATGAAGCGGTTCATCTTCACCGACCGCAACGGCATCTACATCATCGACCTGCAGCAGACGCTGACCTACATCGACAAGGCCTACGAGTTCGTCAAGGAGACCGTCGCCCACGGTGGCACCGTTCTCTTCGTCGGCACCAAGAAGCAGGCCCAGGAGTCGATCGCGGCCGAGGCGACTCGCGTCGGGATGCCCTACGTCAACCAGCGCTGGCTGGGTGGCATGCTCACCAACTTCTCGACCGTCCACAAGCGCCTGCAGCGCCTGAAGGAGCTCGAGGCCATGGAGCAGACCGGTGGCTTCGAGGGTCGCACCAAGAAGGAAATCCTCATGCTCACGCGTGAGATGACCAAGCTGGATCGCACCCTCGGTGGTATCCGCGACATGGCCAAGGTGCCCTCGGCCATCTGGGTCGTCGACACCAACAAGGAGCACATCGCCGTCGGCGAGGCGCGCAAGCTGAACATCCCGGTCATCGCGATCCTGGACACCAACTGCGATCCCGACCTGGTCGACTACCCGATCCCGGGTAACGACGACGCGATCCGTTCCGCCGCTCTGCTCACCAAGGTCGTCGCCTCCGCGGTGGCCGAGGGCGTGCAGGCCCGCGCGGGCCAGGCTTCCGGCGACGCGAAGCCCGAGGCCGGCGCCGGTGAGCCGCTCGCCGAGTGGGAGCAGGAGCTGCTGGCTCAGGCGACCCCGGCCGCCGAGGCCGCCGTCGAGACGCCCGCCGAGGCCGCTGCCGAGGTCAAGGCCGACCCGGCGCAGCACACCCCGGCCGACTTCTGA
- the rlmN gene encoding 23S rRNA (adenine(2503)-C(2))-methyltransferase RlmN — protein sequence MATSLPLVFDAPRRGMPPRHLADLDATERKTAVQELGLPKFRADQLARQYYGRLQADPEQMTDLPADVRAKVGETLFPTLLSVVRHLACDEGDTRKTLWRAHDGTLLESVLMRYPDRNTLCISSQAGCGMACPFCATGQAGLNRNLSTAEIVDQVRAAAAALRDGEVHGGPGRLSNIVFMGMGEPLANYKRVVNAVRRITAPAPDGLGISQRSVTVSTVGLAPAIRKLADEDMSVRLAVSLHTPDDELRDTLVPVNNRWPIAEVLDAARYYADKSGRRVSIEYALIRDVNDQPWRADMLGKKLHKALGPLVHVNLIPLNPTPGSEWDASPKPVEKEFVRRVIAQGVSCTVRDTRGQEIAAACGQLAAEG from the coding sequence ATGGCCACCTCCCTGCCCCTCGTGTTCGATGCCCCGCGTCGCGGTATGCCCCCGCGCCACCTCGCCGATCTCGACGCGACCGAGCGCAAGACCGCGGTGCAGGAGCTGGGGTTGCCCAAGTTCCGGGCCGACCAGCTGGCCCGCCAGTACTACGGCCGCTTGCAGGCCGACCCCGAGCAGATGACCGATCTGCCCGCCGACGTGCGCGCCAAGGTCGGTGAGACGCTGTTCCCCACGCTGCTGTCGGTGGTCCGCCACCTCGCCTGCGACGAGGGCGACACCCGCAAGACGCTGTGGCGTGCCCACGACGGCACCCTGCTGGAGAGCGTGCTCATGCGCTATCCCGATCGCAACACCCTGTGCATCTCCAGCCAGGCGGGCTGTGGCATGGCGTGCCCGTTCTGCGCGACCGGTCAGGCCGGGCTGAACCGGAATCTGTCGACCGCCGAGATCGTCGACCAGGTGCGGGCCGCGGCCGCGGCACTGCGCGATGGTGAGGTGCACGGCGGTCCCGGCCGCCTGTCCAACATCGTGTTCATGGGCATGGGGGAGCCGCTGGCCAACTACAAGCGGGTGGTCAACGCCGTGCGCCGGATCACCGCGCCCGCGCCGGACGGTCTGGGCATCTCGCAGCGTTCGGTCACGGTGTCGACGGTGGGTCTGGCGCCGGCGATCCGCAAGCTGGCCGACGAGGACATGTCGGTGCGTCTCGCGGTGTCGCTGCACACCCCCGACGACGAGCTGCGCGACACCCTGGTGCCGGTGAACAATCGCTGGCCGATCGCCGAGGTGCTCGACGCGGCGCGCTATTACGCCGACAAGTCCGGGCGCCGGGTGTCGATCGAGTACGCGCTGATCCGCGATGTGAACGATCAGCCGTGGCGGGCGGACATGCTCGGCAAGAAGCTGCACAAGGCGCTGGGTCCGCTGGTGCACGTGAACCTGATCCCGCTCAATCCCACGCCGGGCAGCGAGTGGGATGCCAGCCCCAAGCCGGTCGAGAAGGAGTTCGTGCGCCGGGTGATCGCGCAGGGTGTGTCGTGCACGGTGCGAGACACCCGCGGCCAGGAGATCGCCGCCGCCTGCGGTCAGCTCGCCGCCGAAGGTTAG
- the pyrH gene encoding UMP kinase has protein sequence MTDPGTDRPGYNRVLLKLGGEMFGGGGVGLDPDVVQTVAEQIAEIVETGVQVAVVIGGGNFFRGAELEERGMERARSDYMGMLGTVMNSLALQDFLQQQGIDTRVQTAITMGQVAEPYLPLRAKRHLEKGRVVIFGAGMGMPYFSTDTTAAQRALEIGADVVLMAKAVDGVFDADPRVDENATMFTEITHKEVIEKGLKVADATAFSLCMDNQMPMLVFNLLIKGNIARAVAGENIGTLVRS, from the coding sequence ATGACCGACCCCGGTACCGACCGCCCTGGATACAACCGGGTGCTGCTCAAGCTGGGTGGGGAGATGTTCGGTGGCGGCGGGGTGGGCCTCGACCCCGATGTCGTGCAGACCGTGGCCGAGCAGATCGCCGAGATCGTCGAGACCGGCGTGCAGGTGGCCGTGGTGATCGGCGGCGGCAACTTCTTCCGTGGCGCCGAGCTCGAGGAGCGCGGCATGGAACGCGCCCGCTCCGACTACATGGGCATGCTGGGCACCGTGATGAACAGCCTCGCGCTCCAGGACTTCCTGCAGCAGCAGGGCATCGACACCCGGGTGCAGACCGCCATCACCATGGGACAGGTCGCCGAGCCGTACCTGCCGCTGCGGGCCAAGCGGCACCTGGAGAAGGGCCGCGTCGTGATCTTCGGTGCGGGCATGGGCATGCCCTACTTCTCCACCGACACCACCGCCGCCCAGCGCGCGCTCGAGATCGGCGCCGACGTCGTGCTGATGGCCAAGGCGGTCGACGGCGTGTTCGACGCCGACCCGCGCGTCGACGAGAACGCCACCATGTTCACCGAGATCACGCACAAGGAAGTGATCGAGAAGGGCCTGAAGGTGGCCGATGCGACCGCCTTCAGTTTGTGCATGGACAACCAGATGCCGATGCTGGTGTTCAATTTGTTGATCAAGGGCAACATTGCCCGTGCGGTCGCCGGTGAGAACATCGGCACCTTGGTTCGGTCCTGA
- a CDS encoding uL11 family ribosomal protein: MAREKASVTVTLELEAGNASLMILGKMLGPTGVPPFEVKRRYDAATADRRGEIIPAVITVDARKRWTMRLKTPPTASLIRAALGKPGSPQPGHKRVGALSREQLRRIAIRKLPDLNTTDVEAAMRIVAGTARSMGVRIEE; this comes from the coding sequence ATGGCGCGCGAAAAAGCCTCTGTCACAGTCACTCTCGAACTCGAAGCGGGCAATGCCTCGCTGATGATCCTCGGCAAGATGCTGGGTCCCACCGGTGTCCCGCCGTTCGAGGTCAAACGCCGGTACGACGCGGCGACGGCGGACCGGCGCGGGGAGATCATCCCCGCGGTCATCACCGTCGATGCCCGCAAACGCTGGACCATGCGGCTCAAGACGCCACCGACGGCGTCACTCATCCGCGCGGCGCTCGGCAAGCCGGGTTCGCCGCAACCCGGACACAAACGGGTCGGCGCGCTGTCGCGGGAACAGCTGCGCCGCATCGCGATCCGTAAACTGCCGGATCTGAACACCACCGACGTGGAGGCGGCGATGCGGATCGTCGCCGGGACCGCGCGCTCGATGGGGGTGCGGATCGAGGAGTGA
- a CDS encoding DUF1990 family protein, with protein MPEESPPLTYPEVGATRSNFPLGYHHFRYRRPIGHGRALLDRAEAHILTFGIQKSSGIFQRANSGTAVAGTELTVRLRFGPLGFTAPCRVVYVLNEPDRRGFAYGTLPGHPLVGEELFAVEYDPADDTVYGLITSFSQPGAWYVRLGGPVVRLIQRWFARRYLETLPHNS; from the coding sequence ATGCCGGAAGAGTCCCCGCCTCTCACCTATCCGGAGGTGGGCGCCACCCGATCCAACTTTCCGCTCGGCTACCACCATTTCCGATACCGGCGGCCGATCGGCCACGGCCGCGCGCTGCTCGACCGGGCCGAGGCTCATATCCTCACCTTCGGAATTCAGAAGAGTTCCGGCATATTCCAGCGCGCGAACTCCGGAACCGCTGTGGCGGGAACGGAATTGACGGTACGTCTGAGATTCGGACCCCTCGGCTTCACGGCGCCGTGCCGCGTCGTCTACGTCCTGAACGAACCGGACCGGCGCGGATTCGCCTACGGCACACTGCCCGGCCATCCCCTGGTCGGCGAGGAACTGTTCGCCGTCGAATACGACCCGGCCGATGACACGGTGTACGGCCTGATCACGTCCTTCTCCCAGCCCGGTGCCTGGTATGTGCGGTTGGGTGGCCCCGTCGTCCGGCTGATCCAGCGCTGGTTCGCCCGCCGCTATCTCGAGACACTCCCGCACAACAGCTGA
- a CDS encoding LapA family protein: MSTNAESGASPADHEPAASTTDQTETSRHRKDDRAPAKRVTPKGVHGSRTGYTWIGLLAAAILGIVLLIFIIQNLDQARVEMLFWDFSLPLGITVLLSVIAGALVMGLVGGVRILQLRHAAKKP, encoded by the coding sequence ATGTCCACCAACGCCGAATCCGGGGCGTCACCGGCCGACCACGAGCCCGCGGCGTCGACCACCGACCAGACCGAGACCTCGCGCCACCGTAAGGACGACCGCGCACCGGCCAAGCGCGTGACTCCCAAGGGAGTGCACGGCTCGCGCACCGGCTACACCTGGATCGGCCTGCTCGCGGCCGCGATCCTCGGCATCGTCCTGCTGATCTTCATCATCCAGAACCTCGACCAGGCCAGGGTCGAGATGTTGTTCTGGGACTTCTCGCTGCCGCTCGGCATCACCGTCCTGCTGTCGGTGATCGCCGGCGCGCTGGTGATGGGGCTGGTCGGCGGTGTGCGCATCCTGCAACTGCGGCACGCGGCCAAGAAGCCATGA
- the frr gene encoding ribosome recycling factor, with the protein MIDEALFDAEEKMEKAVSVAKDDLGTIRTGRANPGMFARVVVDYYGSLTPITQMSSITVPEPRMVVIKPYEQSQLGPIENAIRNSDLGVNPTNNGDILRITVPQLTEERRREMVKMAKGKGEDAKVSIRNVRRKAMDELGRIQKDGEAGEDEVGRAEKELDKTTAKYVGQIDELVKHKEAELLEV; encoded by the coding sequence GTGATTGATGAAGCGCTCTTCGATGCCGAGGAGAAGATGGAGAAGGCCGTCTCGGTGGCGAAGGACGACCTCGGAACCATCCGGACCGGCCGCGCGAACCCGGGCATGTTCGCCCGCGTCGTGGTCGACTACTACGGCTCGCTGACCCCGATCACCCAGATGTCGAGCATCACGGTGCCCGAGCCGCGCATGGTGGTGATCAAGCCCTACGAGCAGAGTCAGCTCGGCCCGATCGAGAACGCGATCCGCAACTCCGACCTGGGCGTGAACCCCACCAACAACGGTGACATCCTGCGCATCACGGTGCCGCAGCTCACCGAGGAACGCCGCCGCGAGATGGTCAAGATGGCCAAGGGCAAGGGCGAGGACGCCAAGGTCTCGATTCGCAACGTCCGCCGCAAGGCGATGGACGAACTGGGCCGGATCCAGAAGGATGGCGAGGCGGGTGAGGACGAGGTCGGGCGCGCCGAGAAGGAGCTCGACAAGACCACCGCCAAGTACGTGGGCCAGATCGATGAGCTGGTCAAGCACAAGGAAGCCGAACTGCTCGAGGTCTGA
- a CDS encoding phosphatidate cytidylyltransferase, whose protein sequence is MPDQVDATDPATPTPEVPTEPQAPASRAGRNLPAALAVGLGLGLSLIAILLFVPKVFIGVAGAAVGVATWEVAKRLREADVLVPRIPLLVGGQAVFWLGWPWGAKGVVGAFAATALVCMVWRLFDHGLTTAPKNFLRDTAIALFTLTWIPLLASFATLLLLEPDGNLRVLTFMILVVCSDVGGYVAGVLFGRHPMVPAISPKKSWEGFGGSLVFSVIGGLLTVTLLLEANSMIGVVLGVGLVVVATCGDLIESQIKRELGIKDMGTMLPGHGGIMDRLDSMLPSAFVSWLVLSALL, encoded by the coding sequence ATGCCGGATCAGGTCGACGCGACCGACCCGGCGACGCCCACACCCGAGGTACCCACCGAGCCGCAGGCCCCGGCCTCGCGCGCGGGCCGCAATCTGCCCGCCGCGCTGGCCGTCGGCCTCGGTCTCGGCCTGTCGCTCATCGCGATCCTGCTGTTCGTCCCGAAGGTGTTCATCGGGGTGGCCGGCGCCGCGGTCGGCGTGGCCACCTGGGAGGTCGCCAAGCGGCTGCGTGAGGCCGATGTGCTGGTGCCGCGGATCCCGCTGCTGGTCGGCGGGCAGGCGGTGTTCTGGCTCGGCTGGCCGTGGGGGGCCAAGGGGGTGGTCGGCGCGTTCGCCGCGACGGCCCTGGTCTGCATGGTGTGGCGGCTGTTCGACCACGGGCTGACCACCGCCCCGAAGAACTTCCTGCGTGACACCGCGATCGCGTTGTTCACGCTGACCTGGATCCCGCTGCTGGCCTCGTTCGCGACGCTGCTGCTGCTCGAACCCGACGGCAACCTGCGGGTGCTGACGTTCATGATCCTGGTCGTCTGCTCCGACGTCGGCGGCTACGTCGCCGGTGTGCTTTTCGGCAGGCATCCGATGGTGCCCGCGATCAGCCCGAAGAAGTCCTGGGAGGGCTTCGGCGGTTCGCTGGTGTTCAGCGTGATCGGTGGTCTGCTGACCGTCACCCTGCTGCTCGAGGCCAACTCGATGATCGGCGTGGTCCTCGGCGTCGGCCTGGTGGTCGTGGCCACCTGCGGTGACCTGATCGAGTCGCAGATCAAGCGTGAACTCGGCATCAAGGACATGGGCACGATGCTGCCCGGGCACGGCGGCATCATGGATCGCCTCGACTCGATGCTGCCTTCGGCGTTCGTGTCCTGGCTGGTGCTCAGCGCCCTGCTCTGA
- a CDS encoding GatB/YqeY domain-containing protein — translation MTTESLGTPDQALRERLRAALKPAMKARDRSAVAALRSVLGAIDNAEAIDAPEVKAGALEDSAVGLGAAEMPRRELSEDDIAAIVRREIDERRSAAAEYGRLGQSERQDSLTAEADALAALL, via the coding sequence ATGACCACCGAATCTCTGGGGACGCCTGATCAGGCCCTGCGTGAGCGCCTGCGCGCCGCGCTGAAACCGGCGATGAAGGCGCGCGATCGTAGCGCCGTCGCGGCTCTGCGTTCGGTGCTCGGCGCCATCGACAATGCCGAGGCGATCGATGCCCCGGAGGTGAAAGCCGGTGCGCTGGAGGACAGCGCGGTCGGGCTCGGCGCCGCGGAGATGCCCCGGCGCGAGCTCTCCGAGGACGACATCGCCGCGATCGTACGCCGTGAGATCGACGAAAGGCGCAGTGCCGCAGCAGAATATGGGCGCCTCGGGCAGTCCGAGCGGCAGGATTCACTCACGGCCGAGGCGGACGCGCTCGCCGCGCTGCTGTAA
- a CDS encoding transglutaminase-like domain-containing protein: MKRDVSAGLEITVHADTVLQWQLAVARQPGLDLVESLTCELDGEPLTPRELIGPHQSRLHVLDARAGTLRLDYRATVYGTAVPEPVSDYDIALYRRPSRYAESDKLLGYAATEFGYGIIDPEVPARVAAWVGRRISYVAGSSAPIDGAVETLLSGTGVCRDFSHLVVALLRAVGVPARVAAVYAPGCVPMDFHTVAEAYVDGAWHTFDPTCLAPRSSLVRIATGRDAADVAFLDNHGGDITLTALTVNAFVDGPLPSDDFVRPVAIA, from the coding sequence GTGAAACGGGACGTTTCCGCCGGTCTGGAGATCACAGTGCACGCCGACACGGTGCTGCAATGGCAGCTCGCCGTCGCCCGGCAACCCGGCCTCGACCTGGTCGAATCCCTGACGTGCGAACTCGACGGGGAACCGCTCACCCCGCGCGAGCTGATCGGGCCGCACCAGTCGCGCCTGCACGTCCTCGACGCCCGCGCGGGCACGCTCCGGCTCGACTACCGCGCCACGGTGTACGGCACCGCCGTGCCCGAACCGGTCAGCGACTACGACATCGCGCTGTACCGCCGGCCGAGCCGCTACGCCGAGTCCGACAAACTCCTCGGTTACGCGGCCACCGAATTCGGTTACGGCATCATCGATCCCGAGGTGCCGGCCCGGGTCGCGGCCTGGGTGGGCAGGCGCATCTCCTATGTCGCGGGCAGCAGTGCCCCGATCGACGGCGCGGTGGAGACGCTGCTGTCGGGCACCGGCGTGTGCCGCGACTTCTCGCACCTGGTCGTGGCCCTGCTCCGCGCGGTCGGCGTGCCCGCCCGGGTGGCGGCCGTCTACGCCCCCGGCTGCGTGCCCATGGACTTCCACACCGTCGCCGAGGCCTACGTCGACGGCGCGTGGCACACCTTCGACCCCACCTGCCTGGCGCCGCGATCCAGCCTGGTCCGCATCGCCACCGGCCGCGACGCCGCCGACGTCGCCTTCCTGGACAACCACGGCGGCGACATCACCCTCACCGCGCTGACGGTGAACGCCTTCGTCGACGGCCCGCTGCCCTCCGACGACTTCGTCCGGCCGGTCGCGATCGCCTAA